The following proteins are encoded in a genomic region of Debaryomyces hansenii CBS767 chromosome G complete sequence:
- a CDS encoding DEHA2G01914p (similar to uniprot|Q96U89 Neurospora crassa B12F1) codes for MFKSLTNKRLLATSASENAAKQKQQFNVFDRSAKLIQRSRTPSLNPQESRKVEYLRDEVAIRTIERLAFITRDFDRLLDFGSHSGNLIKNLFEESKVPEAADSADMEICKQLNNDKKTIRSKIKELVMLDSSKDILNRDVEQPFNAEFDGKLIRNVGDEEAFDHECLQESNQYDAVISNLSLHWINDLPATLANINRVLKPDGLFMGTLFGGDTLYELRTSLQLAELERKGGMSPRVSPLVHLNDVGSLLNRAGFSMLTIDSEDIVVGGFPDVVSVCKDLSSMGEQNSVLSRSNLLPRDVMLAANEIYKALHGETDEHGNVTLPATFSVIFMIGWKKSENQPQPLARGTGEINLKDIL; via the coding sequence ATGTTTAAATCGTTAACCAACAAGCGTCTATTGGCGACATCAGCATCAGAGAATGCAGCTAAACAGAAGCAGCAATTTAATGTCTTTGACAGATCTGCAAAATTAATACAAAGATCAAGAACGCCCAGTCTTAATCCACAAGAATCTCGTAAAGTAGAGTATTTAAGAGATGAGGTAGCAATTAGGACTATAGAAAGATTGGCATTTATTACAAGAGACTTTGATAGATTATTGGACTTTGGGTCACATCTGGgtaatttaataaagaacTTATTTGAGGAATCCAAGGTACCCGAAGCAGCAGACTCTGCTGATATGGAAATCTGTAAACAGCTTAATAACGATAAAAAGACTATAAGGTCCAAAATCAAGGAATTAGTCATGCTTGATTCATCCAAAGACATTCTTAATAGGGATGTTGAACAACCGTTCAATGCTGAATTTGATGGAAAGCTTATTCGTAATGTAGGAGATGAAGAAGCATTCGACCATGAATGCTTACAAGAATCAAATCAGTATGATGCAgtcatttcaaatttatccTTGCATTGgattaatgatttaccAGCCACTTTGGCAAATATAAACCGTGTATTAAAACCAGATGGGTTATTCATGGGTACTTTATTTGGTGGTGATACGTTATACGAATTGAGAACGTCATTGCAATTGGCAGAATTGGAAAGAAAGGGCGGAATGTCCCCAAGAGTATCACCCTTAGTACATTTGAATGACGTTGGGTCGCTCTTGAATAGGGCAGGATTTAGCATGTTAACAATCGATTCAGAAGATATCGTAGTCGGTGGATTTCCAGACGTAGTCTCAGTTTGCAAAGACTTACTGCTGATGGGGGAACAAAATTCTGTATTATCGAGATCAAATCTTTTACCAAGGGACGTAATGTTAGCAGCCAACGAGATTTATAAGGCATTACATGGTGAAACTGATGAGCACGGAAATGTTACTTTACCTGCAACTTTCAGTGTTATATTCATGATTGGCTGGAAAAAGAGTGAAAACCAACCACAACCTCTAGCAAGAGGTACAGGCgaaattaatttgaaagaCATCTTGTAG